A genomic stretch from Engraulis encrasicolus isolate BLACKSEA-1 chromosome 10, IST_EnEncr_1.0, whole genome shotgun sequence includes:
- the LOC134456405 gene encoding mucin-2-like: MLICMDLGSQQGPYEGHDFIPPSEKESSTEEEEEEDVESTWELRHAPSLTYRSLETGSASLCSGDSSSIRLPSVGESFTEIHHLPDLRIPSVEELEVFSEGQLEEGLLPRLSEPVLEETSSKASVRDRTTIPEAWTTDTHHAEPPIRKKSDTSTSRRSSLRQTTSSLSRTKTSHHPASPDPQGPPVSRFAKIRISTSKSKAQVKPKVKKSKTRTGAGPPPPHPILPSPAPAAAGTAPATAPSAATATTPGPALSTAPAPPSLLLLHHPPPLPHAPPSAPAPAPPPRPGTAPPTTVASRKQLTGPQDGEQPDFWTQGQFATSSITPSDETQILNRRKSSSRSSLASTKLERRASRSLSKPRAAADSDTAPTPTPQSPRAGSVSRLRSHHKHSASKDKKAGKNGKRKASKSQKGERMRTTSRLDGPPVAHSQQSQVGLCTLVDHSERAKNVPASQADTKKKKQKQRKKSSKSRLTPSDALSAQHVTQEQGKDGGRDANYTLIHYF; encoded by the exons ATGCTAATCTGCATGGATTTGGGTTCCCAACAGGGGCCTTATGAAGGGCATGACTTCATCCCCCCCTCAGAGAAGGAATCATcaactgaggaagaggaggaggag GATGTGGAGAGCACCTGGGAGCTTCGTCATGCTCCGTCCCTCACATACCGCTCCCTGGAGACTGGGTCTGCATCTCTTTGCTCAGGAGACTCCTCCAGCATCAGACTACCGTCAGTAGGAGAGTCCTTCACAGAAATCCACCATCTACCAG ATTTGAGAATACCTTCAGTGGAGGAGCTAGAGGTTTTCTCTGAGGGGCAGCTGGAGGAAGGCCTGCTACCAAGGCTCTCAGAG CCCGTCTTAGAGGAGACGTCTAGCAAGGCATCTGTGAGGGACAGGACGACCATACCAGAGGCCTGGACCACGGACACACACCACGCGGAACCACCCATACGGAAGAAAAGTG ACACCAGCACCTCGCGCAGATCCTCCTTGCGTCAGACTACATCAAGCCTCAGTAGAACA AAGACCTCTCATCATCCTGCTAGTCCAGATCCACAGGGGCCTCCAGTTTCACGTTTTGCCAAAATCCGCATCAGCACGTCTAAATCGAAAGCTCAAGTGAAACCTAAAGTGAAGAAAAGTAAAACAAGAA CTGGTGCAggtcctccccctcctcaccccATTCTTCCTTCtcctgcccctgctgctgctggtactgcCCCTGCTACTGCCCCCTCTGCTGCTACTGCCACTACCCCTGGCCCAGCTCTTTCTACTgcccctgctcctccttctcttcttcttcttcatcaccctcctcctcttcctcatgcccctccctctgctcctgctcctgctcctcctcctcgtccgggGACAGCTCCTCCTACCACCGTAGCCTCCAGAAAGCAGCTTACTGGTCCACAGGACGGAGAACAGCCGGACTTTTGGACACAGGGACAGTTTGCCACCTCAAGTATCACGCCCTCTGATGAAACGCAG ATTTTGAATCGGAGGAAATCAAGTTCCAGATCAAGTTTGGCATCAACTAAGCTGGAGAGGAGAGCCAGTCGCAGCCTCAGCAAGCCCAGAGCAGCAGCGGATTCAGATACGGCCCCCACGCCAACTCCACAGAGTCCGAGAGCAGGCAGCGTGTCCAGACTGAGGTCCCACCACAAACACAGCGCATCG AAGGATAAGAAGGCAGGTAAAAATGGGAAACGGAAAGCCTCCAAGTCACagaaaggggagaggatgaggactACCAGCCGCCTGGACGGACCTCCTGTTGCACACTCACAACAATCTCAAGTTG GGCTGTGCACATTAGTGGACCACAGTGAGAGGGCGAAGAATGTTCCAGCGAGCCAGGCGGacacgaagaagaagaagcagaagcagaggaagaagagttCGAAGTCTCGTCTAACACCGTCTGATGCTCTATCAGCTCAGCACGTCACCCAGGAGCAGGGTAAAGATggaggtagggatgcaaattatacattaattcattatttttag